In Phyllostomus discolor isolate MPI-MPIP mPhyDis1 chromosome 3, mPhyDis1.pri.v3, whole genome shotgun sequence, a single genomic region encodes these proteins:
- the LOC114508556 gene encoding putative protein T-ENOL isoform X1 has protein sequence MESTRTRNKEKKGSQLSQATTFLGGGSKASLSHSEEFLTQISAELTDEALFIAGFYKNPVPTKEKQTQDKGTQMSKHVIFTKTRGTDTCSDRNHACTKAYLLPSPHDKGALPSSLTSGG, from the exons ATGGAATCCACTCGTACCAGGAACAAGGAGAAAAAGGGCAGCCAGCTGTCCCAAGCTACAACATTCTTGGGTGGAGGTTCG AAGGCTTCATTATCCCATTCTGAGGAATTTCTGACCCAGATCAGTGCAGAACTCACTGACGAGGCCTTGTTTATTGCTGGTTTCTACAAGAACCCTGTGCCGACCAAGGAAAAGCAGACGCAAGACAAAGGAACTCAGATGTCCAAACACG TGATCTTCACCAAGACTCGAGGCACTGACACCTG CTCTGATAGAAACCATGCCTGCACCAAGGCAtacctcctgccctcccctcatGACAAG ggaGCTCTGCCTAGCAGCTTGACATCTGGAGGATGA
- the LOC114508556 gene encoding putative protein T-ENOL isoform X2, with product MESTRTRNKEKKGSQLSQATTFLGGGSKASLSHSEEFLTQISAELTDEALFIAGFYKNPVPTKEKQTQDKGTQMSKHVIFTKTRGTDTCSDRNHACTKAYLLPSPHDKVS from the exons ATGGAATCCACTCGTACCAGGAACAAGGAGAAAAAGGGCAGCCAGCTGTCCCAAGCTACAACATTCTTGGGTGGAGGTTCG AAGGCTTCATTATCCCATTCTGAGGAATTTCTGACCCAGATCAGTGCAGAACTCACTGACGAGGCCTTGTTTATTGCTGGTTTCTACAAGAACCCTGTGCCGACCAAGGAAAAGCAGACGCAAGACAAAGGAACTCAGATGTCCAAACACG TGATCTTCACCAAGACTCGAGGCACTGACACCTG CTCTGATAGAAACCATGCCTGCACCAAGGCAtacctcctgccctcccctcatGACAAGGTAT CTTGA
- the LOC114508556 gene encoding putative protein T-ENOL isoform X3, translating into MESTRTRNKEKKGSQLSQATTFLGGGSKASLSHSEEFLTQISAELTDEALFIAGFYKNPVPTKEKQTQDKGTQMSKHALIETMPAPRHTSCPPLMTRELCLAA; encoded by the exons ATGGAATCCACTCGTACCAGGAACAAGGAGAAAAAGGGCAGCCAGCTGTCCCAAGCTACAACATTCTTGGGTGGAGGTTCG AAGGCTTCATTATCCCATTCTGAGGAATTTCTGACCCAGATCAGTGCAGAACTCACTGACGAGGCCTTGTTTATTGCTGGTTTCTACAAGAACCCTGTGCCGACCAAGGAAAAGCAGACGCAAGACAAAGGAACTCAGATGTCCAAACACG CTCTGATAGAAACCATGCCTGCACCAAGGCAtacctcctgccctcccctcatGACAAG ggaGCTCTGCCTAGCAGCTTGA
- the CDIPT gene encoding CDP-diacylglycerol--inositol 3-phosphatidyltransferase, whose protein sequence is MPSENIFLFVPNLIGYARIVFAIISFYFMPCCPLTASSFYLLSGLLDAFDGHAARILNQGTRFGAMLDMLTDRCSTMCLLVNLALLYPRATLLFQLSMSLDVASHWLHLHSSVVRGSESHKTIDLSGNPVLRIYYTSRPALFTMCAGNELFYCLLYLFSFSEGPLVGSVGLFRMGLWITAPVALLKSLISVIHLVTAARNLAALDAADRAKKK, encoded by the exons ATGCCAAGCGAAAATATCTTCCTCTTTGTGCCTAACCTAATTG GTTATGCCCGGATTGTCTTCGCCATCATTTCCTTCTACTTCATGCCCTGCTGCCCTCTCACGGCCTCCTCTTTCTACCTGCTCAGTGGACTTCTGGACGCTTTCGATGGACATGCTGCTCGAATCCTTAATCAAG GGACTCGGTTTGGGGCCATGCTGGACATGTTGACAGACCGCTGCTCCACCATGTGTCTGCTGGTCAACCTGGCGCTGCTGTACCCTCGCGCCACCCTCCTCTTCCAGCTCAGCATGAGCCTGGATGTGGCCAGCCACTGGCTGCACCTCCACAG TTCTGTGGTCCGAGGCAGTGAAAGTCACAAGACGATCGACCTGTCTGGAAATCCAGTGCTTCGCATCTACTATACCTCCAGA CCTGCCCTGTTCACCATGTGTGCTGGAAATGAGCTCTTCTACTGCCTCCTCTACCTGTTCAGTTTCTCCGAGGGACCTTTAG TTGGCTCTGTGGGTCTTTTCCGAATGGGACTGTGGATCACCGCCCCTGTTGCCTTGCTCAAGTCCCTCATCAGTGTCATCCACCTGGTCACAGCCGCCCGCAACTTGGCTGCCCTGGATGCAGCAGATCGTGCAAAGAAGAAGTGA